AACAAAAGAACAGCCAATGTGTTAGCGATAATTCGAAATGTTCTCTCTGAATTGCTTCATAAAAGAGAAGAAATGGAAAAAGGCTTTATCTATTCTATTCAATGGAATGAAGATATTTTAGGTAGATTAAAAGGCTTGAGTTTAAAACTAACAGATCTTCAACATGAAAAAGTGGAGGCCATTATTGCCGCTTATAGGTCCTTACTAAAAGAAGGCAAAACAGAGTTGATGGAAACCATTCCAAAATTGTTAAAAGAAAGCTCAGAATATATCAAAGAAGATAGTGACTTTAAACAAATTCATATAAACTTAAATGAGAAAATGAATGAAAAAATACAAACGTATATTGAAGGAACATTACTTCCAACCGTTTATAATCAGCTTGATACCTGGGTATCAGCTTCTCACGATGAATTTCTTGAAAGTCAATCTTTCTTAGTTGAGATGAGTGAAACGTTCAATGATATTTATCAAGAGAATAAGCTTTCTTTACAGTGTGATTTTGCGCTATTAGATGATTGGCGTAGAGATTTAGACAGAATGACAGGTCGAATTCAGTTTGAAAAAGAAAACATAATGCTTAAGAAAAAACCTGCTCAGTTGTTATTAAAAGGTGCTGGCAGGCTATTAGGAACAATGAACCAAAGCAACAATATGCTTTATAATCAATACAAGAAATATGTTGAAAATGAATCATATGAAGAAGTAACAGCCTCTATTGCGAATAAGTTATTTTTACCATTTGAATTATTTGAAAAGGGCTTAAGTCAAGATGTTTCATCCTTTTTCCAAGGTGCAATTCAAGAGGTAAAGGATACGATTGCTGAAACAGAAAACATTATCCAAGATGGAAAAGAAAGCTTGGATAACATGAGATCTAATCCTGAGGTCTTTTATGATCCGTTAAAATTATTTGAGGTAAACCTACTTCAGCAGGAATTTAGCTTACAAGCTAAAAAAGATTACAGTCGAACAAGTTGAATGTAGAAGAGACTATTCCTTAGGGAAGGTCTCTTTTTTATGCAAGTTAATTGAGAAAAGAATATAATGAGGGTAACATTAATTCATAACGATTAAGGCACGTAAGTCATAACTACCTGAGGAGAGTACATATATGGTGAAACATAAAAAGATTAACTTGAAAATCCCCCTTCTAATCATGCTTTTATTAATTATTGTGGCTTTCATTCCAACACCTTACTACCTATATCAACCAGGTTCGATCGAAGCATTGCAGCCAAAAATTAAGGTGGAAGATGGGTACACAAAGGAAGACGGAAGCTTCCATTTAACAACTATTTTGTCAATAAAGGCAATGAATCCTTATATATTGGCTTATGGGCTAGTTGCTCCACATACTGATATTGTAGAGGCAGAGGATGTTAAAGGGGACTTAACAGATCAGGAGTATAATAGATTACTCGAATTTATGATGAAGAATTCAAAACAAAATGCGTTAGTTGCCGGTTTTAAGCAAGCTGGAGAAGAGGTTAAGATTGAATATCATGGCATTTTTGTTAGTGCAATATTGACAGACTCTCCAGCAAAAAATGCTCTTCAAGTAGGAGATGTAATCACAAGTATTGATGGCATTAAAATGTATGAGGCAACTGAATTTATTTCGTATATAGAACAAAATAAAAAGGAAGGTGATTCAGCTACATTAACAAT
This genomic stretch from Metabacillus sp. B2-18 harbors:
- a CDS encoding SepM family pheromone-processing serine protease, whose product is MVKHKKINLKIPLLIMLLLIIVAFIPTPYYLYQPGSIEALQPKIKVEDGYTKEDGSFHLTTILSIKAMNPYILAYGLVAPHTDIVEAEDVKGDLTDQEYNRLLEFMMKNSKQNALVAGFKQAGEEVKIEYHGIFVSAILTDSPAKNALQVGDVITSIDGIKMYEATEFISYIEQNKKEGDSATLTISRGGEEIKKTVEMVKLDPSTSKVGIGIVPEEDFTATVSREVEIESDDIGGPSAGLMFSLEILNQLIAEDLTKGYKIAGTGTIDHNGNVGQIGGITHKITAAYEDGADIFFAPKDITSYDRNEQEVIAEVEKNGYEVDVVPVATLSQAVEYLEGLEEKS